The region GGATCACGATCATAACCATGTCGATACCCGCGAAGAGCTTTGGGAGTACGACCCCGGCCTGGCGAAGCTGTGCGAAGAAGTGTTTGGTGATACCAAGCTGGAATACACCAAGCCAGCAACGCGACTGAAAGATCACCTGGAAGGATACGATCCGCGGACCGCGCCCCGGTTTGTCTGGCCTGAGCGTCTGAACAAGGCTCGCGACGATATTCGCCGGAAAGCAACTTCTCGCGATTAAGGGATCTCCATTAACGACTGCCGCAGTTTCCAACGCATTCGTATCTGACAGAGGGTTATCGGTCCGCGAAAAGGGAGGCATAATAATCGCTACGTCTTCCGAAGCGAAAATGCCAGACCGATCGAACGCCCATCTGTGAGAATGCATGAACCAGAAACCGAAGTCTTCCAATGGTCGCTGCCATGGGGCGAAAGTCGCCACGCTGCGTAATCAACTTGGCTGGACGCAAGAGATGCTTGCCGAGAAAGCAGGGTACTCCGATCGTTTGATTCGCAAAGCGGAAGCAGGCGGATCGGTTTCGGCAGGTACGCTGACCGCCTTAGCGAAAACGTTTCAGGAGCATGGCGTTCAAGTCCTTGCCGCCGATTTAGAGATGGACGCCGTTGCCGTCGCCCGCGAATTCATTGAAGGCATGTACACCGAGAAAGCGAACGTAGTCGATGCTCTGGCCGAGCATATTGCGGACGACGTCATTTTCCACTTCGCCGGCGATCCTAACGTCTTTCCTTTTGCAGGAACGCATGAAGGAAAAGATGCCGGACGACGAGCGTTTCAGCTTTTCTATTCCGTCATCCAGCCGCCAGAAGAC is a window of Bremerella sp. TYQ1 DNA encoding:
- a CDS encoding helix-turn-helix transcriptional regulator: MNQKPKSSNGRCHGAKVATLRNQLGWTQEMLAEKAGYSDRLIRKAEAGGSVSAGTLTALAKTFQEHGVQVLAADLEMDAVAVAREFIEGMYTEKANVVDALAEHIADDVIFHFAGDPNVFPFAGTHEGKDAGRRAFQLFYSVIQPPEDMSEIDDMKFLPTAHGSLVWGKTWAHPIGMPMQEPIQLAIRMDFADGKLILFDDRFDTAMGFEHFCRANQVTV